A window of the Aeromicrobium phoceense genome harbors these coding sequences:
- a CDS encoding TIGR00730 family Rossman fold protein has translation MSETTIGAVCVFCGARDGARPEYLAVAEQLGAALARAGVDLVFGGGGIGIMGAASRAAREGGGRVVGVIPQSLLEREGGHRGDPDMHVVETMHERKALMHQLSDAFVVLPGGLGTYEEFFEILTWRQLGFHDKPIVVVDTAGYYGPLREIVSHGASEGFIGPRDEELFTIVASVEEALAVLGIDA, from the coding sequence ATGAGTGAGACCACCATCGGCGCCGTCTGCGTGTTCTGCGGAGCGCGCGACGGAGCCCGCCCCGAGTACCTCGCCGTCGCCGAGCAGCTCGGTGCCGCGCTGGCCCGCGCCGGAGTCGACCTGGTGTTCGGCGGCGGCGGGATCGGCATCATGGGAGCCGCCTCCCGCGCGGCCCGTGAGGGCGGCGGCCGCGTCGTCGGCGTCATCCCCCAGTCGCTGCTCGAGCGTGAGGGCGGGCACCGCGGCGATCCCGACATGCACGTCGTGGAGACGATGCACGAGCGCAAGGCGCTGATGCACCAGCTGTCGGACGCGTTCGTCGTCCTGCCCGGCGGCCTCGGCACGTACGAGGAGTTCTTCGAGATCCTCACGTGGCGCCAGCTGGGCTTCCACGACAAGCCGATCGTCGTGGTCGACACCGCCGGCTACTACGGGCCACTGCGCGAGATCGTCTCGCACGGGGCGTCCGAGGGCTTCATCGGTCCGCGCGACGAGGAGCTGTTCACGATCGTCGCGTCCGTCGAGGAGGCGCTCGCCGTCTTGGGGATCGACGCATGA
- the proC gene encoding pyrroline-5-carboxylate reductase translates to MRIAVVGGGVMGGTLAEAMARAGHDDIVVIERSAERRAELEALGHATAEDVAAVAGADVILLVVKPQDVATVLPGIAASVDAGATVVSLAAGVRTATIEAALPDTAAVVRAMPNTPAVIGRGMFGVSPGSRVPADRLEAVVELLGAGGEVVVVDESHQDAVTAVSGSGPAYLFHLAEHMIAAGIEGGLAPEDARTLTVQTLAGAAELLAGSDESPEELRRRVTSPNGTTHAAITTFDQHGVGEGIRAGVLAAIARSAELG, encoded by the coding sequence ATGAGGATCGCGGTCGTCGGTGGCGGGGTCATGGGTGGCACGCTGGCCGAGGCGATGGCGCGTGCCGGGCACGACGACATCGTCGTGATCGAGCGCAGCGCCGAGCGCCGGGCCGAGCTCGAGGCCCTCGGGCACGCCACCGCCGAGGACGTCGCCGCGGTCGCCGGGGCCGACGTGATCCTGCTCGTCGTGAAGCCCCAGGACGTCGCCACGGTGCTCCCGGGGATCGCCGCCTCGGTCGATGCCGGGGCCACCGTGGTCTCGCTCGCCGCCGGGGTGCGCACCGCCACGATCGAGGCCGCCCTGCCTGACACCGCCGCCGTCGTCCGCGCGATGCCGAACACGCCGGCCGTCATCGGGCGCGGGATGTTCGGCGTCTCGCCCGGCAGCCGGGTGCCCGCCGACCGGCTCGAGGCCGTGGTCGAACTGCTCGGCGCCGGCGGTGAGGTCGTCGTGGTCGACGAGTCCCACCAGGACGCGGTCACCGCGGTCTCCGGATCGGGACCGGCCTACCTGTTCCACCTCGCCGAGCACATGATCGCCGCCGGCATCGAGGGCGGACTCGCCCCCGAGGACGCGCGCACCCTCACGGTGCAGACCCTCGCCGGCGCGGCCGAGCTGCTGGCCGGCTCGGACGAGTCGCCCGAGGAGCTGCGCCGTCGGGTGACCTCGCCGAACGGCACCACGCACGCCGCGATCACCACGTTCGACCAGCACGGGGTGGGCGAGGGGATCCGAGCCGGCGTTCTCGCCGCGATCGCCCGGTCCGCGGAACTAGGGTGA
- a CDS encoding acetoin utilization protein AcuC: MDDRAAVVFDEHLTDYDFGPSHPMAPIRVKLTMALAEELGVLQDLDVVGARPATERELLSVHTPDYVERVINLSKHPTHTDAAHGLGTEDNPVFRGMHDASALIAGASLEAARLVWTGERKRAINVSGGLHHAMPGRASGFCVYNDVAMGIQWMLDHGAQKIVYIDVDAHHGDGVQAIFYHDPRVLTISLHESPQTLFPGTGYSTEVGAEGAEGSAVNVPLPPGTSDAGWLRAFHAVVPPIVREFAPEVIVSQHGCDSHMDDPLTNLMLSVDGQRASYLAVRDLAEEVTAGKWLATGGGGYAVVDVVPRAWGHLLSIVSGHPLPPETETPEAWRRAVEELRGQPAPTRMTDGRRALYRRWEDGYDPASWLDRSIQATRTETFPLIGLDPSY; the protein is encoded by the coding sequence ATGGACGATCGCGCCGCGGTGGTGTTCGACGAGCACCTCACCGACTACGACTTCGGGCCTTCGCACCCGATGGCGCCGATCCGGGTCAAGCTGACCATGGCACTCGCCGAGGAGCTGGGGGTGCTGCAGGACCTCGACGTCGTGGGCGCTCGGCCCGCCACCGAGCGCGAGCTGCTCAGCGTCCACACGCCCGACTACGTCGAGCGCGTGATCAACCTGAGCAAGCACCCGACACACACCGACGCCGCCCACGGCCTGGGCACCGAGGACAACCCGGTCTTCCGCGGGATGCACGACGCCAGCGCCCTGATCGCCGGAGCGAGCCTGGAGGCCGCGCGCCTGGTCTGGACCGGCGAGCGCAAGCGCGCGATCAACGTCAGCGGCGGCCTGCACCACGCGATGCCCGGCCGCGCGAGCGGGTTCTGCGTCTACAACGATGTGGCGATGGGCATCCAGTGGATGCTCGACCACGGGGCCCAGAAGATCGTCTACATCGACGTCGACGCCCACCACGGCGACGGCGTGCAGGCGATCTTCTACCACGACCCCCGGGTGCTGACGATCTCGTTGCACGAGTCGCCGCAGACCCTGTTCCCGGGCACCGGCTACTCCACGGAGGTCGGCGCCGAGGGAGCCGAGGGCTCGGCGGTCAACGTCCCGCTGCCGCCCGGAACCTCCGACGCCGGCTGGCTCCGCGCGTTCCACGCGGTGGTGCCGCCGATCGTCCGCGAGTTCGCGCCCGAAGTGATCGTCAGCCAGCACGGCTGCGACTCGCACATGGACGACCCGCTGACCAACCTCATGCTGAGCGTCGACGGGCAACGTGCGTCCTACCTGGCGGTGCGCGACCTGGCCGAGGAGGTCACCGCGGGCAAGTGGCTCGCCACCGGCGGGGGCGGCTACGCCGTCGTCGACGTCGTGCCGCGCGCGTGGGGCCACCTGCTGTCGATCGTCAGCGGTCATCCGCTCCCGCCCGAGACCGAGACGCCCGAGGCGTGGCGGCGGGCCGTGGAGGAGCTGCGCGGCCAGCCCGCGCCCACCCGGATGACCGACGGCCGGCGAGCGCTCTACCGGCGCTGGGAGGACGGGTACGACCCGGCCTCGTGGCTCGACCGATCGATCCAGGCCACCCGGACAGAGACTTTTCCCCTGATCGGCCTCGATCCCTCGTACTGA
- a CDS encoding helix-turn-helix domain-containing protein — MSEGTRFMTVAEVADQIRVSKMTVYRLVHSGELEAVRVGRSFRVPEHAVEELLQKSFYQAG, encoded by the coding sequence ATGTCTGAGGGAACCCGCTTCATGACCGTTGCCGAGGTCGCGGACCAGATCCGTGTCTCGAAGATGACGGTGTACCGGCTCGTGCATTCCGGCGAGCTCGAAGCCGTGCGTGTCGGCCGTTCCTTCCGTGTGCCTGAGCACGCGGTCGAGGAGCTGCTGCAGAAGTCGTTCTACCAAGCCGGCTGA
- a CDS encoding 30S ribosomal protein bS22 — protein MGSVIKKRRKRMSKKKHRKMLKRTRVQRRRLGK, from the coding sequence GTGGGTTCTGTCATCAAGAAGCGCCGCAAGCGGATGTCGAAGAAGAAGCACCGCAAGATGCTGAAGCGCACACGCGTGCAGCGCCGCCGTCTGGGCAAGTGA
- a CDS encoding NAD-dependent epimerase/dehydratase family protein produces MAGVVLVTGAATPGVALAARRIAEAGDARVVAVDTTLPTDDLGSVKFVRADIRTPVISKVLAVEDVDTVVHMDLAPMRSRGGGSATKEINVIGTMQVLAACQRSDTVQRVVLASSAAVYGASPRDPAVFTESATARGGTKSGFAKDIVEVEGYTRGFARRRPDVTVTTLRMAQWLSPHFPTVLGSYFANPVLPVPMGFDARLQLLHPQDALEVISMAALSDRPGTFNVAGDGILMLTQAARIMGKPTIPLPPLGFGSVLRRMVHYMGSDVSPGVHRLLTYGRVLDTTALREIFGYSPRHTTRETFEWYAETARPGLLHSWGITG; encoded by the coding sequence ATGGCCGGGGTCGTCCTCGTCACGGGCGCGGCCACGCCGGGCGTGGCACTCGCTGCGAGGCGCATCGCTGAAGCTGGTGATGCCAGGGTCGTCGCAGTCGACACGACCCTGCCCACCGACGATCTCGGGTCAGTCAAATTCGTGCGTGCGGACATCCGCACGCCGGTCATCTCCAAGGTTCTTGCCGTCGAGGACGTCGACACCGTGGTCCACATGGACCTGGCGCCGATGCGATCGCGCGGGGGCGGCAGTGCCACCAAGGAGATCAACGTCATCGGCACGATGCAGGTGCTCGCCGCCTGCCAGCGTTCCGACACCGTCCAGCGCGTCGTACTCGCCAGCAGTGCTGCCGTGTACGGCGCGTCGCCGCGTGATCCCGCGGTGTTCACCGAGTCCGCCACGGCACGCGGCGGCACGAAGTCCGGTTTCGCCAAGGACATCGTCGAGGTCGAGGGCTACACGCGCGGTTTCGCGCGCCGTCGTCCCGACGTCACCGTCACCACGCTGCGCATGGCGCAGTGGCTGTCGCCGCACTTCCCGACCGTGCTGGGGTCGTACTTCGCCAATCCCGTGCTCCCGGTCCCCATGGGCTTCGACGCCCGGTTGCAGCTGCTGCACCCCCAGGACGCGCTCGAGGTCATCTCGATGGCCGCGCTGTCCGACCGGCCCGGCACCTTCAACGTCGCGGGCGACGGCATCCTCATGCTCACCCAGGCCGCCCGGATCATGGGCAAGCCCACGATCCCGCTGCCGCCGCTGGGCTTCGGCTCGGTGCTGCGCCGGATGGTGCACTACATGGGCTCGGACGTGTCGCCGGGCGTCCACCGCCTGCTGACGTACGGCCGGGTGCTGGACACCACCGCCCTGCGCGAGATCTTCGGCTACAGTCCCCGGCACACGACGCGGGAGACCTTCGAGTGGTACGCCGAGACGGCGCGTCCCGGTCTGCTGCACTCATGGGGGATCACGGGATGA
- a CDS encoding lysophospholipid acyltransferase family protein, giving the protein MKDDLKGIGTSGRAGRGNGSTSPSRAARTLAGPAAKKATAKAPAKKAAAKKTGSGTKPTSAAQSEAATSAAAKEAAATAPAKKATKKTTRKAPAAKKPAEAPQQPTVEPEETAPGPQRERHLHAVPEDEPPRQEPPREATADIDPEDVAAAFAEGARRLMGTDWQVKVVDIVGNLRRRLSGGYEVDEFGLDPEVLDLLSNLVEPLAESWFRLEVRGVENIPTDGGALLVANHSGTVPVDGLITGYAVRKHTGRPIRPLGADLVFRLPYVGQIARKMGATLACAEDAERLLTSGELAAVWPEGFKGVGKPFSERYKLQRFGRGGFVSSAMRAQVPIIPVSIVGAEEIYPLIGNIPSLARLLGLPYIPITPFFPLFGPLGLIPLPSKWIIEFGEPVRTDAYPPESADDPMLLFNVTDQVRETIQQTLYTLLVERGNPFV; this is encoded by the coding sequence ATGAAGGACGACCTCAAGGGCATCGGGACGTCGGGGCGTGCGGGTCGCGGCAACGGCTCGACGTCGCCCTCGCGAGCGGCGCGCACGCTCGCCGGACCCGCCGCCAAGAAGGCGACTGCCAAGGCCCCCGCCAAGAAGGCCGCGGCGAAGAAGACCGGCTCGGGCACGAAGCCCACCTCGGCCGCGCAGTCCGAGGCGGCCACCTCCGCCGCTGCCAAGGAGGCCGCCGCCACCGCTCCGGCGAAGAAGGCGACGAAGAAGACCACCAGGAAGGCGCCCGCGGCGAAGAAGCCGGCCGAGGCGCCGCAGCAGCCCACGGTGGAGCCCGAGGAGACCGCGCCCGGTCCCCAGCGTGAGCGCCACCTGCACGCCGTGCCCGAGGACGAGCCGCCCCGCCAGGAGCCGCCCCGCGAGGCCACGGCCGACATCGATCCCGAGGACGTGGCGGCGGCCTTCGCCGAGGGCGCCCGCCGGCTCATGGGCACCGACTGGCAGGTGAAGGTGGTCGACATCGTCGGCAACCTGCGTCGGCGCCTGTCGGGCGGCTACGAGGTGGACGAGTTCGGCCTCGACCCCGAAGTGCTCGACCTGCTCTCGAACCTCGTCGAGCCGCTGGCCGAGAGCTGGTTCCGCCTCGAGGTGCGCGGTGTCGAGAACATCCCCACCGACGGTGGCGCCCTGCTGGTGGCGAACCACTCCGGCACCGTGCCCGTCGACGGCCTGATCACCGGCTACGCCGTGCGCAAGCACACCGGCCGGCCGATCCGCCCGCTCGGCGCCGACCTCGTGTTCCGGCTGCCCTACGTGGGCCAGATCGCGCGCAAGATGGGCGCCACCCTCGCGTGCGCCGAGGACGCCGAGCGTCTGCTGACCTCCGGGGAGCTCGCCGCGGTGTGGCCCGAGGGCTTCAAGGGCGTCGGCAAGCCCTTCAGTGAGCGCTACAAGCTGCAGCGCTTCGGTCGCGGCGGGTTCGTCTCGTCCGCGATGCGCGCGCAGGTGCCGATCATCCCCGTGTCGATCGTCGGTGCCGAGGAGATCTACCCGCTGATCGGCAACATCCCGTCGCTCGCCCGGCTGCTGGGTCTGCCGTACATCCCCATCACGCCGTTCTTCCCGCTGTTCGGTCCGCTCGGCCTGATTCCGCTGCCCAGCAAGTGGATCATCGAGTTCGGCGAGCCGGTCCGCACCGACGCCTACCCGCCGGAGTCGGCCGACGACCCGATGCTCCTGTTCAACGTCACCGACCAGGTCCGCGAGACGATCCAGCAGACGCTGTACACGCTGCTGGTCGAGCGCGGCAATCCCTTCGTCTGA
- a CDS encoding RNA polymerase sigma factor yields the protein MTDDALVSAAKRGEQEAWRALYVEHAGRLVAWLRIRPTGDSAAAPEDVAAEAWFVAASKIAEFEGTSSDFGGWIFGIARRISATSRRTWQRRNTRPSEGEELALEPVPDHGPDVAHQQWLRAVLAGLPPRERAAVGLIDGLGMDPHTAAEVLGISAVALRVARHRGLRRLERRPSVRASLESIPDAAPGV from the coding sequence ATGACTGACGACGCCCTCGTCTCGGCGGCCAAGCGCGGCGAGCAGGAGGCGTGGCGCGCCCTCTACGTCGAGCACGCCGGCCGGCTGGTCGCCTGGCTGCGCATCCGGCCCACCGGCGACTCCGCGGCCGCACCGGAAGACGTGGCGGCCGAGGCGTGGTTCGTCGCGGCGAGCAAGATCGCGGAGTTCGAGGGGACGTCGTCCGACTTCGGCGGCTGGATCTTCGGCATCGCGCGCCGGATCAGCGCCACCTCGCGTCGCACGTGGCAGCGTCGCAACACCCGTCCGAGCGAGGGGGAGGAGCTGGCGCTCGAGCCGGTGCCCGACCACGGTCCCGACGTCGCCCACCAGCAGTGGCTCCGTGCCGTCCTGGCCGGCCTGCCGCCCCGCGAGCGCGCGGCCGTGGGCCTCATCGACGGGCTCGGCATGGATCCGCACACGGCCGCCGAGGTGCTGGGCATCAGTGCGGTCGCGCTGCGCGTGGCACGGCACCGCGGCCTACGCCGGCTGGAGCGGCGACCGTCGGTGCGGGCCTCCCTCGAGTCGATCCCGGACGCGGCGCCCGGGGTCTGA
- a CDS encoding MMPL family transporter, translated as MSTLLYRWGKSAFAHPFRFLGAWLVLLVVIVGSIAVNAPKLSSEVTINGVPAQEVLEQLEREMPAAAGGAGQIVYRAPERTTFFDEASAAPLAQSMQGIYEDDNVVNPLDLAGSEQAQAAAQEQMAAQVQAAEQAVAAAQAGQELDQPVPLVVGGELVPGVTISPDGTVAMAQFQFTKQTIDLPTGAIEEVLDHAEAPLEGTDVEVLPGASLQELPEVAGAGEAVGIVVAAVVLFLVLGSVVAAGLPLATALLGVGVGVGGAYALGHFYDLGSMSVVLGLMLGLAVGIDYALFIVNRQRRLIMRERLSAHEATGRAVGTAGSAVFFAGTTVVIALAALTVIGISLLTTMAIIAAATVAVAVLVALTALPALLGLVNERIVSNKAREKFQEREAAGVDHATARRWATFLSKHRFLASGAVILTTLVIAIPALDMRLGLPSSENYNSGTDQRESYETVSEAFGEGLNGPLLVVLSSRDDQPVDQQAAGAVLAELGQLDDVASATAAGMSEDGRTVLVSLIPREGPTDPSTEDLVHSLRDASTDVEATYDIDLGVTGQTAMGIDIAEKMGEVMPIYLGIVVLLSLIVLTIVFRSIIVPLKATAGFLLTILATLGATTAVFQWGWLNGLFGLDSTGPVMAMLPILVTGIAYGLAMDYQVFLVSSMRESWVHGHSGRESVIDGFSHSSRVVVAAAVIMTAVFAGFIFNGDPMIKQIGFALAVAIAIDAFLVRMTLVPALMAMFGDRAWRLPAWLDRLLPDLDIEGDQLLKRLGAKES; from the coding sequence GTGTCGACTCTCCTGTACCGGTGGGGCAAGTCCGCCTTCGCCCACCCGTTCCGCTTCCTCGGCGCCTGGCTCGTCCTGCTCGTCGTCATCGTCGGGTCGATCGCGGTCAACGCGCCGAAGCTCAGCAGCGAGGTGACGATCAACGGCGTCCCCGCCCAGGAGGTGCTCGAGCAGCTCGAGCGCGAGATGCCGGCCGCCGCGGGCGGCGCGGGCCAGATCGTCTACCGCGCCCCGGAGCGCACCACCTTCTTCGACGAGGCGTCCGCCGCTCCCCTGGCCCAGTCGATGCAGGGGATCTACGAGGACGACAACGTCGTGAATCCGCTCGACCTCGCCGGCTCCGAGCAGGCGCAGGCCGCGGCTCAGGAGCAGATGGCCGCCCAGGTCCAGGCCGCCGAGCAGGCCGTCGCGGCCGCGCAGGCCGGCCAGGAGCTCGACCAGCCCGTGCCGCTCGTGGTCGGAGGCGAGCTCGTTCCCGGCGTGACCATCTCGCCGGACGGCACCGTCGCCATGGCGCAGTTCCAGTTCACGAAGCAGACGATCGACCTCCCCACCGGAGCCATCGAGGAGGTGCTCGACCACGCCGAGGCGCCCCTGGAGGGCACCGACGTGGAGGTCCTGCCCGGAGCCTCGCTGCAGGAGCTGCCCGAGGTGGCCGGCGCGGGCGAGGCCGTCGGCATCGTCGTCGCCGCGGTCGTGCTCTTCCTGGTCCTGGGCTCCGTCGTGGCCGCCGGACTGCCGCTCGCGACCGCGCTGCTCGGCGTCGGCGTGGGCGTCGGCGGCGCCTACGCGCTGGGCCACTTCTACGACCTCGGCTCGATGAGCGTCGTGCTGGGCCTCATGCTCGGCCTGGCCGTGGGCATCGACTACGCCCTCTTCATCGTCAACCGCCAGCGCCGGCTCATCATGCGTGAGCGGCTGTCCGCCCACGAGGCCACCGGCCGTGCCGTCGGCACCGCCGGCAGTGCGGTGTTCTTCGCCGGCACGACCGTCGTGATCGCCCTCGCGGCGCTCACGGTCATCGGCATCAGCCTCCTGACGACGATGGCGATCATCGCCGCCGCCACCGTGGCCGTGGCCGTCCTCGTGGCGCTCACCGCCCTGCCCGCCCTGCTGGGGCTGGTGAACGAGCGGATCGTGTCGAACAAGGCCCGCGAGAAGTTCCAGGAGCGCGAGGCCGCCGGCGTCGACCACGCCACCGCACGCCGCTGGGCGACCTTCCTGTCCAAGCACCGCTTCCTCGCCTCGGGCGCCGTCATTCTGACGACCCTCGTCATCGCGATCCCGGCGCTCGACATGCGCCTGGGCCTGCCGTCGAGTGAGAACTACAACTCCGGCACCGACCAGCGCGAGAGCTACGAGACGGTCAGTGAGGCGTTCGGCGAGGGCCTCAACGGCCCCCTGCTCGTGGTCCTGTCGTCGCGCGACGACCAGCCCGTCGACCAGCAGGCCGCGGGCGCCGTCCTGGCCGAGCTCGGCCAGCTCGACGACGTCGCCTCGGCGACCGCCGCCGGCATGAGCGAGGACGGCCGCACCGTGCTCGTCTCGCTGATTCCCCGCGAGGGCCCGACCGATCCGTCCACCGAGGACCTCGTGCACTCGCTGCGCGACGCGTCGACCGATGTCGAGGCGACGTACGACATCGACCTCGGCGTCACCGGCCAGACCGCCATGGGCATCGACATCGCCGAGAAGATGGGCGAGGTCATGCCGATCTACCTCGGCATCGTCGTCCTGCTCTCGCTCATCGTCCTGACGATCGTGTTCCGCTCGATCATCGTGCCGCTCAAGGCCACGGCGGGCTTCCTGCTGACGATCCTGGCCACCCTCGGCGCCACCACCGCCGTGTTCCAGTGGGGCTGGCTCAACGGCCTCTTCGGTCTCGACTCGACCGGTCCGGTGATGGCGATGCTGCCGATCCTGGTGACGGGCATCGCCTACGGCCTGGCGATGGACTACCAGGTGTTCCTGGTGTCGTCGATGCGCGAGTCGTGGGTCCACGGCCACAGCGGCCGCGAGTCGGTGATCGACGGGTTCAGCCACTCCAGCCGCGTCGTCGTGGCCGCGGCGGTGATCATGACGGCCGTGTTCGCCGGCTTCATCTTCAACGGCGACCCGATGATCAAGCAGATCGGCTTCGCCCTGGCCGTCGCGATCGCGATCGACGCGTTCCTCGTGCGCATGACGCTCGTGCCCGCGCTGATGGCGATGTTCGGCGACCGCGCCTGGCGCCTGCCGGCCTGGCTCGACCGGCTGCTCCCCGACCTGGACATCGAGGGCGACCAGCTGCTCAAGCGCCTCGGCGCGAAGGAGTCCTGA
- a CDS encoding TetR family transcriptional regulator — protein sequence MSRRDSRANAERIVVAVQRLWVEDAAPSMEQIATEAGVGVATVYRHFPNRAALESAVFARIFAEELLPLVDGAEEEDADLLDVAAHFVEVIGRYAPVLSEVGASQVTDEALEVLAEPFVDLLRRGQLRGVLRRDLEPVDLYWLLRMIVLGLNSPVATETVRRRYLAMLLPALSPEAEGELPPLSDEDYDRLGAPPERRQPPLDAD from the coding sequence GTGTCACGACGTGACTCGCGGGCCAACGCCGAGCGCATCGTCGTCGCGGTCCAGCGCCTCTGGGTCGAGGACGCCGCGCCCTCGATGGAGCAGATCGCGACCGAGGCGGGTGTCGGCGTCGCCACGGTCTACCGCCACTTCCCGAACCGCGCCGCCCTGGAGAGCGCCGTGTTCGCGCGGATCTTCGCCGAGGAGCTGCTGCCGCTCGTCGACGGCGCCGAGGAGGAGGATGCCGACCTGCTCGACGTGGCCGCGCACTTCGTCGAGGTGATCGGCCGCTACGCACCCGTGCTGAGCGAGGTGGGCGCGAGCCAGGTCACCGACGAGGCGCTCGAGGTGCTCGCGGAGCCGTTCGTCGACCTGCTGCGGCGCGGCCAGCTGCGGGGAGTCCTGCGCCGCGACCTCGAGCCGGTCGACCTCTACTGGCTGTTGCGGATGATCGTGCTGGGCCTCAACTCGCCGGTCGCCACGGAGACGGTCCGCCGCCGCTACCTCGCGATGCTGCTGCCCGCGCTGTCGCCCGAGGCCGAGGGTGAGCTGCCGCCGCTCTCCGACGAGGACTACGACCGCCTCGGCGCCCCGCCCGAGCGACGCCAGCCGCCGCTCGACGCCGACTAG
- a CDS encoding HAD family hydrolase: MSPRRPHDAPRNLQSRSILAGQAAAAAAEVEQALAQPADPTAAAFFDVDNTIMQGASIFLLARGLHRREFFTTRDIARAAWQQAYFKYVGVEDPEHIEQARNAALQFIAGHEVSELEEIGEEVFDEYMAAKIWPGTRAMAQWHLDRGQRVWLMTAAPVEIAQVIARRLGLTGGLGTVAEHVDGVYTGRLVGDMLHGEGKAIAVRALAESEGLDLERCYAYSDSSNDIPMLSLVGHPCAVNPDGALLSHAKANGWLVRDYRTGRKVVAAGAKAGAAAALATTAWLLTRLAVRRLRRS; the protein is encoded by the coding sequence ATGTCCCCGCGACGACCGCACGACGCCCCGCGCAATCTGCAGTCGCGCTCGATCCTGGCCGGCCAGGCGGCGGCCGCCGCCGCCGAGGTGGAGCAGGCTCTCGCCCAGCCCGCCGACCCCACCGCCGCCGCATTCTTCGACGTGGACAACACGATCATGCAGGGGGCGTCGATCTTCCTGCTCGCCCGCGGCCTGCACCGCCGCGAGTTCTTCACCACGCGCGACATCGCCCGCGCGGCCTGGCAGCAGGCCTACTTCAAGTACGTCGGCGTCGAGGACCCCGAGCACATCGAGCAGGCCCGCAACGCCGCGCTCCAGTTCATCGCCGGCCACGAGGTCAGCGAGCTGGAGGAGATCGGCGAGGAGGTCTTCGACGAGTACATGGCCGCCAAGATCTGGCCCGGCACCAGAGCGATGGCCCAGTGGCACCTCGACCGCGGGCAGCGGGTCTGGCTGATGACGGCGGCGCCGGTGGAGATCGCGCAGGTCATCGCCCGCCGGCTGGGCCTGACCGGCGGCCTGGGCACCGTGGCCGAGCACGTCGACGGCGTCTACACCGGACGGCTCGTCGGCGACATGCTGCACGGAGAGGGCAAGGCGATCGCGGTGCGCGCCCTGGCGGAGTCCGAGGGCCTCGACCTCGAGCGCTGCTACGCCTACTCCGACTCCTCGAACGACATCCCGATGCTGTCCCTCGTCGGGCATCCGTGCGCGGTGAACCCTGATGGCGCCCTGCTCTCGCACGCCAAGGCCAACGGGTGGCTCGTGCGCGACTACCGCACCGGCCGCAAGGTGGTCGCCGCCGGCGCGAAGGCCGGCGCCGCGGCGGCCCTGGCCACCACCGCCTGGCTGCTCACCCGGTTGGCCGTCCGGCGCCTGCGCCGCTCCTAG